The Stomoxys calcitrans chromosome 3, idStoCalc2.1, whole genome shotgun sequence genome includes a region encoding these proteins:
- the LOC131995885 gene encoding uncharacterized protein LOC131995885, translated as MSNDSLDDSTTGGENRKMCVVESKFYFYYDHLLMLCSYIEKIDLIQQTESLVQAKMEDLEDRWKKLNSSYESIMLSSDPSVTKEVRDKAKINFNVCSEAYYGSRSRLFDISKITSSSDPRVEAFRIGITPNDFPIPRGGLEPHSNDSPNVYIKVPPCDTEVFKGGYEEWPSFRDMFTAVYVNHPKLTPAQKLYHLRNKTQGSAGAIVKRYTLCDENFELAWRALKARFENKRVLVDNQLKILFNIPVAAVETSDSVQKIQSTVNDCLATLRTLDVKVEYWDPILIYLISTKLPDKTLSLWEQSLSSHSELPMWSQLDEFLIDRYEIVERLSSIRSTKDGYNQPSPPVNRTQAYHSQEKLDLSCPLCEENHSLRICSKFRGFTEQERIDFVFRNKFCNNCLSTFHRKQKCKSKNKCSVCQKSHHTLLHLKQRSQVESESNRVKDGPVTTEPRRYPNSMAEDTSNPSSSGLLRSAQVQANFASSNGTILLRTAMVQVDHGGQLFTLRALIDPGSQRTFLSEKARNLLQIPYRRALFDIFGIGEQKLSSNKECELVLYSSRYNLRIAINAIVLPKVTQKLPSVSFSITNPEELSELDLADPFFNKSSQIDLILGNDSEKYLNIDGIKKNICGDASAYNTIFGWVLSGPMRTEQIQAFTTNVLPSENTALNETLQKFWELEDIPASPPISEEDQFCEEFYVKTTVRGPDGRYIVRLPFKKEFSNSIHLGSSRFLALGQLTRMENTLSKNPELQFQYNSVLEEYLSMGHMEETSSEEVFSDGKFYSFYLPHHAVVRPEHKSTKVRIVFNASRKSKSGFSLNDVLLTGTTLQTHLITTVLNWRKYKYVFSGDIQKMYRQILVHPIDRPYQRILYQKTSDSAVKDYQLRTVTFGINCAPFLAIRTLLQLASDCETQFPKVSYTLRKETYVDDILSGGFSLQETIDLQTQLITTLKSAGFPLKKMTANNSRLLNHLPPEDMYDLNFLRLDETSSTKTLGVMWNALTDSFSYALNPINTTTTLTKRKVLSAVSQLFDPAGWITPVIIRAKILMQQLWLEGLDWDSPISEESHLTWEGLMKDFSHIIDLRIPRWIRYMPSDRVQIHGFADASKAAYCACVYIVVDSGFESCSNLLIAKSRVAPLKTVCLPRLELIGAELLAKLVNYILSVFDFEIAHTFLWTDSSIVLGWLSKPPWSWETFVANRTSRIHSLVPNAQWRHVPTADNPADLGTRGCSPRDLTNSKLWWNGPSWMTATSSSWPEMVPITPPGPPEGLAQTFHIVSEDSEILKRFSSYDRALRVISYIYRFYHRTHPTTRSTANFSSVSLCYEEILFVKRRLILTAQQYGFKDEYNALSQGLQISPKSSLSTINPFLDDARIIRINGRLSQSTLPYSERHPMVLPGNSWFCHLYLSHLHKFLAHADCTLMCRMVQTEFYISRLKPRVKSIIRKCKTCVVFKHKSCTQMMAPLPLDRCTISPPFHVTGIDFAGPFDLKSSYLRKAPSTKAYVSVFVCFSTKAIHLEPCSDLSSVAFEAAFARFVGRRGLPRRVVSDNGRNFVGASRVLLREFSQFIKNASADLSNRYSTHGFEWSFIPPHAPHMGGLWEAAVRSFKLHFKRVAGAHRFTFEQFATILARIEGVLNSRPISALSEDPTDLSALTPGHFLKGSPMLAFPEPISPNISMINRWTKLKAIHHQFAVRWREDYLKSLQKRYKWKNPQSDVKKGDLVVVIDDLLPPSEWKLGRIEDSQAGSDGKII; from the exons ATGTCTAACGATTCTTTGGACGATAGTACCACGGGTGGCGAGAATAGAAAGATGTGCGTGGTAGAgagtaaattttatttttattacgaCCATTTGTTGATGCTTTGCAGTTATATAGAGAAGATAGATTTGATCCAGCAGACCGAGTCATTGGTACAGGCAAAAATGGAGGATCTTGAAGATAGATGGAAGAAGTTGAATTCTTCCTATGAGTCCATAATGCTGTCATCTGATCCGTCTGTTACCAAGGAAGTGAGAGATAAAGCTAAGATCAATTTTAATGTATGCTCTGAAGCATACTATGGGTCTAGATCTCGGCTTTTCGATATTTCGAAGATAACATCTTCTTCCGATCCTCGAGTAGAGGCTTTCAGAATAGGCATAACTCCGAATGATTTCCCGATCCCTCGCGGTGGTTTAGAGCCACACTCGAATGATTCACCCAATGTTTACATAAAGGTTCCTCCGTGCGATACGGAGGTTTTCAAAGGGGGATACGAGGAATGGCCATCTTTCCGTGATATGTTCACGGCGGTCTATGTGAACCACCCAAAACTTACTCCGGCACAGAAGTTGTATCACCTGAGGAATAAGACTCAGGGCTCTGCTGGTGCCATAGTCAAACGATACACTTTGTGTGATGAGAATTTTGAATTGGCATGGAGGGCTCTTAAAGCTCGCTTTGAGAATAAGCGAGTGTTGGTTGACAACCAACTTAAGATTTTGTTCAATATCCCAGTGGCAGCGGTAGAGACTAGTGATTCGGTCCAGAAAATACAGTCGACGGTGAATGACTGTCTTGCCACTCTTAGGACACTCGATGTTAAAGTAGAGTATTGGGATcctattttgatttatttgatTTCGACGAAACTTCCGGATAAGACATTATCCTTATGGGAACAGTCCCTAAGCTCTCACAGTGAATTGCCGATGTGGTCCCAATTGGACGAATTCCTCATCGATAGGTATGAAATTGTTGAACGTTTATCCAGTATCCGTTCAACAAAAGATGGCTATAATCAGCCTTCTCCTCCGGTTAATCGTACTCAGGCTTACCATTCTCAGGAAAAACTGGATCTTTCGTGTCCTTTATGTGAGGAGAATCACTCTTTACGCATTTGCTCGAAATTCCGAGGTTTTACAGAACAAGAAAGGATAGACTTCGTGTTTAGAAACAAATTCTGCAATAACTGTCTGTCTACCTTTCATAGGAAACAGAAATGTAAGAGCAAGAACAAATGCTCGGTGTGTCAGAAATCACATCATACCTTGCTCCATTTGAAGCAGAGGTCACAAGTCGAGTCTGAGAGTAATAGGGTTAAAGATGGTCCTGTGACGACGGAACCTCGTCGTTATCCGAATAGTATGGCGGAGGACACATCCAATCCATCATCATCAGGTCTTTTACGCAGTGCTCAGGTACAGGCAAATTTTGCTTCAAGCAATGGAACTATTTTGCTTCGCACCGCTATGGTGCAAGTTGATCATGGAGGACAGCTTTTCACTCTTCGAGCATTGATAGACCCTGGTTCCCAACGCACATTTTTGTCAGAAAAGGCCAGAAATCTGCTTCAAATCCCTTATCGTAGAGCCCTATTTGATATCTTCGGTATAGGGGAACAGAAACTTTCTTCTAATAAGGAATGTGAACTGGTACTTTATTCCTCAAGATACAATCTTCGAATAGCCATTAATGCCATCGTGCTCCCTAAGGTAACCCAGAAATTGCCTTCCGTCTCATTTTCGATCACAAATCCGGAGGAATTAAGTGAACTTGATTTAGCAGATCCTTTTTTCAACAAGTCGTCACAGATAGATCTGATTTTGGGCAATGACTCTGAGAAATATCTCAACATCGATGGAATTAAGAAGAATATATGTGGGGACGCATCTGCCTATAATACTATTTTTGGTTGGGTCCTCAGCGGCCCCATGAGGACGGAACAAATTCAGGCGTTCACGACCAATGTTTTACCCTCTGAGAACACCGCTCTCAATGAAACTCTGCAGAAATTTTGGGAATTGGAAGATATTCCCGCTTCACCCCCAATTTCAGAGGAAGATCAATTCTGCGAGGAATTTTACGTTAAAACCACAGTACGTGGACCCGACGGTCGGTACATTGTACGACTGCCATTTAAAAAAGAGTTTTCAAATTCCATTCATCTCGGATCATCGCGATTCCTCGCCCTCGGGCAGTTAACAAGAATGGAGAATACTCTGTCGAAAAATCCGGAACTACAGTTTCAATACAATTCGGTTTTGGAggaatatttatcaatgggtcataTGGAAGAAACATCTTCCGAAGAGGTTTTCTCTGACGGAAAGTTTTATTCTTTCTACCTCCCCCATCACGCTGTGGTGCGACCTGAACATAAAAGTACGAAAGTAAGAATTGTGTTTAATGCGTCCcgaaaatccaaatctggattctCTCTTAATGACGTCTTATTGACTGGGACCACACTTCAAACACATTTGATAACCACTGTGTTAAATTGGAGGAAATACAAATATGTCTTCAGCGGTGACATACAGAAAATGTACCGGCAAATTTTAGTACACCCAATTGATCGGCCATACCAGAGAATTCTATATCAGAAAACATCTGATAGCGCAGTCAAAGATTACCAACTACGTACTGTAACTTTTGGTATAAACTGCGCCCCATTTTTGGCGATCCGTACTTTGCTTCAATTAGCATCCGACTGTGAGACACAGTTCCCGAAAGTATCTTACACATTAAGGAAAGAAACTTATGTGGACGATATACTTTCTGGCGGTTTTTCTTTACAGGAGACAATCGATCTCCAAACCCAGTTGATAACTACTCTCAAATCTGCGGGTTTCCCGTTAAAGAAGATGACCGCCAATAATTCTCGACTTTTGAATCATTTGCCTCCCGAAGACATGTATGACCTGAATTTTTTGAGACTGGATGAGACAAGCTCCACAAAGACTCTTGGAGTAATGTGGAACGCTTTGACCGACAGTTTTTCTTACGCGCTGAATCCTATAAACACAACTACAACCCTGACTAAACGAAAGGTGCTGTCGGCCGTCAGTCAGTTATTTGATCCAGCAGGCTGGATAACTCCAGTCATCATACGAGCCAAGATACTAATGCAGCAGTTATGGCTTGAAGGGTTGGATTGGGATTCACCCATAAGCGAGGAGTCACACTTAACCTGGGAGGGTCTCATGAAAGATTTCTCCCATATTATTGACCTAAGAATACCGCGCTGGATTCGATATATGCCATCTGATCGCGTTCAGATCCATGGCTTTGCTGATGCTTCTAAAGCAGCATATTGCGCTTGCGTGTACATAGTGGTTGATTCGGGATTTGAGTCTTGCTCCAACCTACTGATTGCAAAAAGTAGGGTAGCTCCATTGAAGACGGTATGTTTACCACGTTTGGAGCTTATTGGAGCCGAGCTACTAGCCAAGCTGGTGAATTATATTCTATctgtttttgattttgaaatcgCTCACACCTTCTTGTGGACGGATTCGTCGATCGTACTTGGGTGGTTATCAAAACCTCCATGGTCTTGGGAGACATTTGTCGCGAATCGGACTTCAAGGATTCATTCCCTTGTTCCCAATGCCCAATGGCGTCATGTTCCTACTGCCGACAATCCAGCGGATCTTGGTACCCGTGGGTGTAGTCCTCGAGATCTTACGAACTCCAAGCTATGGTGGAACGGACCATCGTGGATGACTGCCACTTCGTCCTCTTGGCCAGAAATGGTTCCCATAACACCCCCGGGACCACCGGAGGGACTTGCACAAACCTTTCACATTGTATCAGAagattctgaaattttgaaaagattttcttCATACGATAGAGCCTTAAGAGTTATTTCATATATTTATCGATTTTATCACCGGACACATCCGACAACTAGATCGACTGCGAATTTCTCCAGTGTGAGTCTTTGCTACGAGGAGATTTTGTTTGTGAAGCGAAGGTTAATACTCACGGCTCAGCAATACGGGTTCAAGGACGAATACAATGCTCTTTCTCAAGGTCTCCAAATCTCCCCAAAAAGCTCTTTGAGCACAATTAACCCATTTCTTGATGATGCCAGGATTATTAGAATTAATGGGCGTTTGTCGCAATCAACACTTCCATATAGCGAACGCCACCCAATGGTACTTCCAGGCAATTCATGGTTTTGCCATCTTTACCTGTCTCATCTTCACAAGTTTTTGGCTCACGCAGACTGCACGCTAATGTGCAGAATGGTACAGACAGAATTTTACATTTCAAGACTGAAACCCCGGGTTAAGTCTATTATACGCAAATGTAAGACGTGTGTTGTGTTCAAACACAAATCCTGTACCCAAATGATGGCACCATTACCACTTGATCGGTGTACGATCTCGCCACCATTCCATGTGACCGGCATAGACTTTGCAGGTCCATTCGACCTGAAAAGCTCATATTTACGCAAAGCTCCTTCGACCAAGGCATACGTATCAGTGTTCGTGTGCTTCTCAACGAAGGCCATACACTTAGAGCCGTGCTCAGATTTGTCGTCTGTGGCATTCGAGGCCGCCTTTGCTCGATTTGTTGGGAGGCGAGGACTACCCCGAAGGGTAGTATCGGATAATGGTCGGAATTTTGTAGGCGCTAGTAGAGTGCTTCTCAGGGAATTTTCAcagtttataaaaaatgcatctgCAGATTTGTCGAATAGATATTCCACGCATGGTTTCGAATGGAGCTTCATACCACCTCACGCCCCACACATGGGAGGATTGTGGGAGGCTGCTGTTAGGAGCTTCAAACTCCATTTTAAAAGGGTAGCAGGTGCCCACAGGTTTACATTTGAACAATTTGCCACTATTTTAGCACGcatagaaggtgttctaaaTTCTCGCCCTATATCAGCTTTGTCAGAAGACCCTACAGATTTGAGTGCACTCACACCGGGCCACTTTCTAAAAGGGTCCCCGATGTTAGCATTTCCCGAACCGATATCTCCAAATATTTCTATGATAAATCGATGGACGAAACTGAAAGCCATCCACCATCAGTTCGCGGTACGCTGGAGAGAAGATTACTTGAAATCACTTCAGAAACGATACAAGTGGAAAAACCCGCAATCTGACGTGAAAAAGGGAGATCTAGTCGTCGTTATTGATGATTTGCTTCCACCCAGTGAGTGGAAGCTCGGAAGAATCGAGGATTCCCAGGCCGGATCAGATGGTAAA ATCATCTAG